GAATCCAGGATTATTTTTTCCACAAAGAAAAAATACGAACCAGCGCGTGCCCATATGTAGTCAAGCACTATAAAAAAGACTAGAATAGCTATGTCCAGACCTGACAAGGAAGCTGAATAACCCGATGGGTTGGTTCTAGCCCATATATTTTCACTGGGCTGGGCTTTATCATTAAAATCTTGGTGTACGGgctggattatttttttttttgtaattctcaaATTTTCGGTACTTTTTGtaaacagtgttctagttttattttctaCAAAAATTACTgcttgtttagattttttttgtgaggCATTTTATGTttggaaattgaagaaaatttttataaattaatcagaTATAATTCCCTTGAATAATCGGTTTCACAAATAATGTcggtttttttcatggtttcaaaACAATAAGTTCAAGATCAATACTAATTAATATATGTCCTTCAtgatataatatcaaattatcatGTAAATGATTCtagtttaaattataaaatttaagtgaatattaatttgaaaatatgtaatttatttatttttatttaaaagctttaaattttttCGAGATAGGtttaaaaaacctaaactaGGATATTAAAACTGTACAATTATTGATAGAAAGATTCTTGTGTATCACAGAATAGGataaaaaaagtattccttttttaagatagttttatttttatcaaaatattaatagataACTTATAACATAATCTTAAATACCTTAAAGTTCAAGTTGGACTGCTCACAATctaataattaacaattaagaaaaaataataataatatattattttactgttGCTTTATTGTTGTTCATGACACAATTGTACACAATCTAATATTTTACTGTTGTTCATGACACAATTATTTCAGTCCTTTGAATTTGCAAACATTCCTACCTGGTTCCttttcttaaaatgttttttagacATAAATTATGAATTCATAAGAAAGCATGGATGCTGGCATGACATCATCATACAAATGCAATGCAAGGTATCAGTTTTTTTCTGATGTCGGGTATGTTAATAaaaaccatttattttattaatttcaaaaaatgtttattttaattgttatatttgattttaaaaaaataatgattgagTTCTTTCAAATAATTAGTCTATcagaatttattatattttattatatatatcttttgttGATGTCTTGTTAACAGTATAGCACGGCAATAAAACTAGTATCACTTTTTCTTCAAATCAAGTTGAAtttctaattttgttattattttgattatttttaaagtattttttaaaaaaaaaaatttattatttttttaaaaaatatatttttaacactagcattctaaaattattaaaaaaattaatttaaagaaaacacATTCCGCAAACACATAACCaaagaaataaaagggaaaGGGCTCCTAGCCATGAAAATATTCGAATATTTTAGGATGAACCATGCTGGAAATAAACCAGGTTCGGAACAAAATtgtgtatattaattaatttctcgaGGAAGTCCAGGTCTTGatcttcaaaagaaaagagagagaataataagaagaaaaaaaacgtaAGGGGGTCGACTTGCTCAAGTAAAACTATAACTAGATTGATCAATTTAGCTAGAACTGGATTATTCACCACAGTTTTCCCAGGCAATTCATGTTCTTCGACAAGAGTACACTCATGACTGCCAAACCAACACTGATTTATTCATATGATTAATTATGTTAATGCATGAGGGAGAATCAAACATCTCTCGTGCTATCTCAGTGAACATTATAGTAACACAATTTACAGAAACCTGCATATAAATACCAAagctttcttcccttttttaattttttggagaATTTGCAGGGGACAGACTTGTACAAGCATCTCCACCAATGCACCACACTCGACTTCGACTTGGTGTTGCAATTACCGAGCTTGTCCTGGGTTCGCTACAAGAGAGTTCCTGATCAGAAATATGACTAGCACTGGATTTTCGATGCTTCCTTATTCATCTGATTCGATGAGTGAGTGTCGGAGATGTAGGACATGGCCGGAGTCTGAACATATCCCGGTGAATTTATTCCTGGAAAGCAACATGTAGCCGCCGGAGAACTGGGATTGGTCAATGAATCTTCTTGCATAATGTCTGCTATCCTAGACAGTATGCTGAATGCCAAGTTTCCGAGAACCCGTGAATACGCTTCCAAGATTGCATGTCCCACGTCCTGCAGAATTAGCAACCACAATCATACACATTATTTTTAGGAAACAGTGAGCTCTCTAATCAAAGGTCTAAACTGGAGCTCACCTTGCCAAATTGGATTTTTGTAGAATCAAGAAATGTTCGAGGAAGATTTGGATATCTGCTCTTTAGCTGCTGTAGAAGGGATTCTGTTCTGTCCAACAGTGACTCCATCTTTTCAAACTCTGACACTGGGTCCTTAACAAAGGACCATGATGTTCGAACAGGAGATTTACCACCGACTTGTGCAGTCATTCTATCTTTCCATGCAAAAACGGCAGCCTCCAGCTTGTTGATGGCTTCGAGAGCACTGTGTTCTGACTGTAAATTAAGAGAATCGAGCATTTCCTCAGCTGTGTTTGGCTCTGCAGTCAACAACTTGTACAGTTCCTCACCAAGGTTTGCCTTTCCAGACTGTAAGAAGGACAACTGAAGTTATAGCAAACAAGGATGGCATCATTCAAAAGCTTTTATTTCTCTCATTTGCCACTATATTGTCAACTTCATCCGTCACAGTGCTAAACCAGAACCATGCCCGAACAAACTATTTGTCAAAGGTTGACAGTTGACTAGCTCAAAACAGATGTCACaaattgcaatatttttttcacctctACTTCAGGTTTCTAAGCTCATGGCATggtttaaaaaccaaaaaataaatgccTTGATCGGTTATATAGCAGGCAATCCAAGATTTAGTGACAATATCAGGTTCTCTTCAGCTAAAATGACCTGAAATTAAACTTGGATAGGAATTAGGAGCTATTTTTAATTTCCACCAACTATAGGTTTCTACAAGCTTAAGTATCACTTTTGACGAAATAGAGACCGATCTCACCTTTGGTAGTGCATCCTTAATAATGGCTGGCACAGGCATTTCAAGCAAAATAGTTTCGTTGATGGATTTGGCAGCCTTGAATACTTGATAGACCACCTTGCTCTGATTGAGCAGTTTCGTTCTTCCCGGGTCAGAAAGCCCATTTGTCGGTACTTGCGGCAGGGGGAGCCACCATCTCTTGCTCTCCTTCGCGCTCTTGGTTCCGCCTTCTGCCCGGCTGCCTACTTCTGAGTACCAAAACTCAGTATTCACCATTGAATCCAGCGTGTCctgtttaaatttgaaaattcaatgCACTTGGCAAGAACAATCTCTCTGCAAATGAATCTCAATTTCAAGAATGAAGAGATGGCCTACAGTAAGCATCGAGTCCAACTTTTGAAGTGCTGGAAGGTTCACATGGATATCTGCACGGGCTTTTGGTGTCATTATCTGCTTCAATATCAAGAGATTAATTATATATCTCACCAAATAATACAAAACATAGTATTTTATTCCTCatatttcaacaaaaacaaagagtacCTCTAGCGCTCGACCATTGGCACAGTTTTGCTTAGCAGGAACCAACTCAACCATGTAGTTTGTAGGGGACAACAACCAGTCCATTTCTCTTCGCCACTTAGTCTTTCTTTCTTCAGGCAACGGCTGCAATTTCCACAGCTCCCCGAAAACCGTGGCTACAACACATTTTAAGCATTTTAAGAGTTGATTGatggtaaaaacaaataatacacAAAACAGGATCCGAGATCAtatcaacaaaaatcaaaatctgaTAAAGTTTAACCGAATATTATTCAAGCCACAATATAAGATTTAAATCAGACTCGGAAGTGAATGCTTGTACGCCATGCATCTAATTCTGCAGCAACAGCACCAACATTACACCATGCTTCTATTTCATCTCATAAACTTAATATTGTATcactctctttatttttacataaaacatcactcttgcttcttctttttttccaacctCTCCATATGTATCTCCCCAATGAATGAAGATCAGTATGAATTAGCCCCTCACAGTTTTAACACAGAGTAAGATGGCATGCTCAAACATTAAATGGcctatacaaaaaaagaaaaaaagattgtgaaataaaatcataaagtgAAAGGGTTACAGAAAGCAAGCAAACCAAAATAGGCAACGCTTGAACAAATGGAGATATATTTTACCTGCAAGATTTGTTATGGCATTGGATAATGCCAACGCAGGGCTGAGGCCATTACGCCCTCCTGTGATATCTTCACCCAATAACAGCTTTGCGAATTTCTCTTTCATTGTCTCCACATCTGAGTATTGAAGGGAGTAACATGGTTTCTCTTTAGCATAAAAGTGACGAGGGCCTCCAGCGACCTCCCAGTCATCCAAACCATGCTCATCCTTCTTCGTTCTCAACCATTTAGATGAAAATGACCCTAAAGCATCTTTGCTGGAAGAACAGCTTGAACAACCATCATCGTCGAAAGATTCGCTTACACAACCCTCTCCTCTGCTTGTCCCGCTTTCATCTTCGTAAGACTGGTTGTTTATAATGCAACTCTCAAGGCCATTATACGTCATTATCCCTGAAATGCAATTTACTATAAATGTAGTTATCCACTAAAATGCATGGATCAATAAGAAGAACATAGAACTGAAGCGAAGTGCACTAAATATCGGCACTTTTAGATCATGGGTTGTACAAGCTTCTTGGATTTGGACATGTTAATATGCATCCGACAGCTGATGATTCAAACAAGATGATAAACTCTTGTTGAGATACGAGTTCCTTGTACACAGGATGAAATTAATGTCAAAtttaagagaataatataaattatatttaaaaattaaaatttttagattgaattaattttttaatatgatatttatattttaataattaaataattacgatttcaaatcttatcatttctatttatttgataaaaattaaatataaaatattataagtttGTGTAATTTTCAAACCTAAAAGactataacttaaaaaaattatatttaaaaataatataaattatatcttaaaattttatttaaaaatttaaattattaaattaaaataattatatgactaccatataaaaatttctttttccttgtaaaaaaacaaaaaaacacgaATACATGTCTCGTCATGGGATTTTCTATACGTTCAAATATGTAATCAGCATATAAAATGCCCGAGATTTTTAGCTTAATTAAATTCCACTGACAAGATTGATCTTAAGATCCAAAATCTAAATCATTTCTTCAACACATAGTAGTATCCAAATAAGGCTTTAACCAAAGTCAAGTCTCTTATCAGAAGTCACATGAAATTCTGATACTGCTACTAGCTAGTTCTTCCAAGCTATTCCATTTTTTATCCTGTCATAACTCAAAGGGCTTAACTATTCACTACAGTGTATGACAGTAAACTGGACTAGCTACCAAACAAGTGGCTATACTAAAAATCAAGCGGCGTGCTAAAAAACATACAtcagatctctctctctctctctcaatcactAAAGATATAGTAGCTATAAACCTTGAGATCTAGGCATATGAGTGGGGCAGGTTAGGTGCCAAATTTGTCTCTATTGTTGACAATATAGGTTTCAGCACATGCAGATGCAATTGCTTTTATTATTGGCTACAGTCCCTAATTTTAAATCTTTCCATGGCTACAAGTCAAAGGTTCAGCTTCCACCAGCCACATATATCAGAGCTTAATTTGTCGGTATGTAAGAAGAGATGCATCAGCTACGTGGCTCGATGATGTTGACCATTTCATTCATGAACCACAAGCGAATTATACTGTTAATGCCTATGCATTATAAAGACTGCTTTTTTGTCCATCAATAACAATTGTAATCATAACTATGTTAGCATATGGATGATTCgttaggaaaagaagaagacgagAAGCATGTGCCTACTGCGCATGCCGttctgagaaagaaaagaaggaacaaatgTATTGAACTTTTGGTTGGTCTCGTAGGGTGACAATTTTTAACTTAGACAGGATGGATGAGTTTCTAAGAAAGATAACTACGCTTAAATTGGAATTATGAATATGATTTCTCAAAATTAGTGCTTTTCAAATTTTACAGACAACGAAGATGCGTAATCACAAAGCAGAAGCTTCCTATGTTATCATTATATGGGCCACAATAAAAggaaatttcacaaaaaaatcatttgagcGAGACCCAATGGACCACTAGATTCAAACAACTTTTCTTTCCAGGAACAAATCAAGAATAGGAGGACAGGCTCTTGATAGCGATCTGTCACTATAGACAAAAAATGGTGGAATGCTGGATGGTTTGGGTTCACAGGAGCACTGTGCAACATAAGACATGTAAATATACATGCATTCAAGCATATAGATACCCAGAAACCaataaaaaggagagaaagaagtTTCCCATGTGGATGCATGTCCAAGTAgaaattaaacctttttttttcccttcaaaaaTAACAGTGACAGGACCAATAGACAATGACATTGGTGTCCCCCATTAAGCTACTTCATTGTCTCGTTCAGTGGGGATGGCAGATCCAATCACATAAGACTCTTTGTATCaatcaaagaaataataataatgataaaaataataatttgagcaaaatatttatttttaagtactattagtgttaccaacaaaaaaaatactactgTAAGAACACAAAAAATCTTACTCTCTTGTTCATCGAAGTCGAGGCTAATCTGTGTGTCCCTAGCGCAGCAAGCGAGCCATCTTCTCGTCATCATTTCTCGCTGTAAGCCTTCTTGTTCCCCTTTATCCCTTTGGATAGGAAACAACTTTTCTATTGTCAGGGTCAGGGATGGACCTTTTAAAAGAGCTCAAGATGATCAAGGACACAATCCAAAAAGCTTCAAACAAGGCCCTCTTCCTGAAACAATAAACATCAAATACGTTTCTGTAACATATTCAGATACATTGATACTCAAGAGAAGTGATAAATGTTGCTCGGATTGGTGACACACCATGGCAGATGGAAATTGCTCTTTCGACACTGTAATCTCTAAAACAGTTTTGAattgagagagagggggagagagagagccaAGATGCCCTTTTCCTTGTTCTTTGTTTCCTTTCACAATAAAAACCCGAAGCTTCTTGGCCTCAGTTTTATGTTTAGACTGTTAGCTAGAAAGTAGAATGGAAGGtaagggaaaaaacaaaggaaaaaagaagaaggaaagagagagaaattaaaagatgcAACCTTTAAATGAATTTTGGTTACAATAGAGGTTGAAGAGTAAAGTAGTGATGATTATGTATGCTTTTTTGGATTGGATGATTATGTATGCTCTTTTGGATTGGCAGTCAAaaagttgaagaagaaaaaaatgccaTGAACGTATGACTCAAGCTAGAGTCACTGCACTGTTACCAGAGATCTTAAAACAGTAAGTGAGCAGGAAGTCTATGGGTATCGAAAAGGAAAGACCCAAATCCAAATCAAAGTTGAGCTAAGAAGGCGTCCTTCACAATCCCAAAATATGAACCAAACAATGCCTTGGATgaagcaagaagagaagaagaaatcacATGATCCAGAAAGAGAAAGATGAGAGGATAAAAACCCTTCTTAAAAATCATTGTAACATTGACAAAAACTAATGTGGCTTTAAAAAGGACAATTAAAACGAAGGAAAAGTAAATAGTTGGTAGAGAAACGTACCTTTGTCGAGGTGAATAATTCAAGAGCAACTTTCATGTGGAAGAGTAGCAGCAGTTCTTCAAAGCTTCTTCTGCATTTGGAGAAGAGACACAGAACATGGCGCGTGTATGGGGGAGGCTTCTTGCTTGAAATTATGAGTAGAATAACAGTAATGAGAGTAACTACACTTAGAATATGAACCCACCAAGGATATCTcacatttattaattatatgtgaAGAAGGCACATGCTACTAGTATTTATATGACTATTGACTTCAACACCAGAGCTGGACTCTCTTGtagagagaggagaggaaatCGTCAATGGAGACCGCATCATTTTATAACAAGGGAGGGAGACAGATAGAAAGAGggttgtttttctctctcttttatctgGAGAATCCTTTCTTTTCACCAGTGACCAGACGCGTcctt
This region of Populus alba chromosome 3, ASM523922v2, whole genome shotgun sequence genomic DNA includes:
- the LOC118028647 gene encoding rop guanine nucleotide exchange factor 14 isoform X2: MMTRRWLACCARDTQISLDFDEQERIMTYNGLESCIINNQSYEDESGTSRGEGCVSESFDDDGCSSCSSSKDALGSFSSKWLRTKKDEHGLDDWEVAGGPRHFYAKEKPCYSLQYSDVETMKEKFAKLLLGEDITGGRNGLSPALALSNAITNLAATVFGELWKLQPLPEERKTKWRREMDWLLSPTNYMVELVPAKQNCANGRALEIMTPKARADIHVNLPALQKLDSMLTDTLDSMVNTEFWYSEVGSRAEGGTKSAKESKRWWLPLPQVPTNGLSDPGRTKLLNQSKVVYQVFKAAKSINETILLEMPVPAIIKDALPKSGKANLGEELYKLLTAEPNTAEEMLDSLNLQSEHSALEAINKLEAAVFAWKDRMTAQVGGKSPVRTSWSFVKDPVSEFEKMESLLDRTESLLQQLKSRYPNLPRTFLDSTKIQFGKDVGHAILEAYSRVLGNLAFSILSRIADIMQEDSLTNPSSPAATCCFPGINSPGYVQTPAMKHRKSSASHISDQELSCSEPRTSSVIATPSRSRVWCIGGDACTSLSPANSPKN
- the LOC118028647 gene encoding rop guanine nucleotide exchange factor 14 isoform X1, translating into MMTRRWLACCARDTQISLDFDEQERIMTYNGLESCIINNQSYEDESGTSRGEGCVSESFDDDGCSSCSSSKDALGSFSSKWLRTKKDEHGLDDWEVAGGPRHFYAKEKPCYSLQYSDVETMKEKFAKLLLGEDITGGRNGLSPALALSNAITNLAATVFGELWKLQPLPEERKTKWRREMDWLLSPTNYMVELVPAKQNCANGRALEIMTPKARADIHVNLPALQKLDSMLTDTLDSMVNTEFWYSEVGSRAEGGTKSAKESKRWWLPLPQVPTNGLSDPGRTKLLNQSKVVYQVFKAAKSINETILLEMPVPAIIKDALPKSGKANLGEELYKLLTAEPNTAEEMLDSLNLQSEHSALEAINKLEAAVFAWKDRMTAQVGGKSPVRTSWSFVKDPVSEFEKMESLLDRTESLLQQLKSRYPNLPRTFLDSTKIQFGKDVGHAILEAYSRVLGNLAFSILSRIADIMQEDSLTNPSSPAATCCFPGINSPGYVQTPAMSYISDTHSSNQMNKEASKIQC